A window of the Synechococcus sp. JA-3-3Ab genome harbors these coding sequences:
- a CDS encoding shikimate dehydrogenase — protein sequence MDRRISGSTQLLGLIGDPVAHSLSPAMHNAALAAMGEDYCYVPFPVAAERLAVAVAGLAAIGVRGFNVTIPHKQAILPLLSQVEARAAAVGAVNTVYALPEGGWGGTNTDIDGFVQPLLGLEKGIPTLILGSGGAARAAIQGCLELGLGPVRVAGRSPEKLRALQQTWPQVETLSWAELDRHLAETRLLVNTTPVGMHKPGSLAELSPLSWEQLRLLPAGATVYDLVYVPDPTPLLRMAAELGHTPIGGLEMLIHQGAKALSLWLGGKLVPVEVMRQAARQQLAQIGDPNS from the coding sequence GTGGACAGGCGGATTTCGGGAAGCACACAGTTGCTGGGCCTGATCGGGGATCCGGTGGCCCACAGCCTATCCCCGGCGATGCACAACGCCGCTCTGGCGGCCATGGGAGAAGACTACTGCTATGTGCCCTTTCCGGTGGCGGCAGAGCGCTTAGCGGTGGCGGTGGCCGGCCTGGCGGCCATCGGCGTGCGGGGGTTTAATGTCACCATTCCCCACAAGCAGGCGATTCTGCCTTTGCTCAGCCAGGTGGAAGCGCGGGCGGCAGCGGTGGGAGCGGTGAACACGGTCTACGCCCTGCCGGAGGGAGGCTGGGGCGGCACCAACACCGATATCGACGGCTTTGTCCAGCCTTTGCTGGGCCTGGAGAAAGGGATCCCCACCCTGATCCTGGGATCCGGCGGGGCGGCGCGGGCGGCCATCCAGGGCTGTTTGGAGCTGGGGCTGGGGCCAGTGCGGGTGGCCGGGCGATCCCCTGAGAAGTTACGTGCCTTGCAACAGACCTGGCCGCAGGTGGAGACGCTGAGCTGGGCAGAACTGGATCGCCACCTGGCTGAGACGCGGCTTTTGGTCAACACCACCCCCGTGGGCATGCATAAGCCGGGATCCCTTGCTGAGCTGTCTCCCCTCAGCTGGGAGCAACTGCGCCTTCTGCCCGCCGGCGCCACTGTCTATGACTTGGTCTATGTGCCGGATCCCACACCGCTGCTGCGCATGGCTGCTGAGCTGGGCCACACCCCTATTGGCGGCCTGGAAATGTTGATCCACCAGGGGGCCAAAGCCCTCTCCCTCTGGCTGGGGGGCAAGCTCGTGCCGGTAGAGGTGATGCGGCAGGCGGCCCGGCAGCAGTTGGCCCAGATCGGGGATCCCAACTCCTAG
- the argS gene encoding arginine--tRNA ligase, translated as MATQPLSTSLVRFLTAAVSESIRRASEAGQLGSLTLEQAAGVAPTIQIPSDPRYGDYACPTPLGMAKLCRMAPAQIAQTLQKHLDLPGIATEVAGGGYLNFRLGDSFLAERLQELLRLGEDFGKTAAPHPERILLEYVSANPTGPLHVGHGRWAAVGSTLANLLRWTGHQVEREFYINDAGNQMRLLGQSLEVRVRQLQGEEVALPEDAYHGSYLVDIARRLLDQVKAGIRPLPTTPEEYTDFAYAEMLAWQKQTLQQLRTEFDHWFSERRLHAPDPQTGLSAIQQALQELQERGFLYRAKAPRGEDPKPGAEEAVYFKTQEFGDDKDRVVQKADGSFTYLAADIAYHRDKVRRGYQRLINILGSDHHGYIGRLHAAVGAFSPDVKLEILIGQFVKLFKTDPETGEKTEVRMSKRTGNFVSLNDLIDDPEIGVGVDAARWFLLSSSMDSPINFDLDLAVKQTFDNPVVYVHYSHARCCTLLRRLQEEEKVELTNKVTLTEQQKLPYQEPEERALLLRLLALPDELIAAAEERAPHKIIRYAEAIAADFNKFYDNCRILPLLKEDPLLAQARIQLVQATRQVLFNVLTGILGLSAPESM; from the coding sequence ATGGCCACCCAACCCCTCTCCACCTCGCTAGTTCGCTTTCTCACCGCCGCTGTATCCGAGAGCATTCGACGGGCCTCCGAGGCAGGGCAACTGGGATCGCTGACGCTGGAGCAGGCGGCAGGAGTTGCTCCCACGATCCAAATTCCCAGCGATCCCCGCTACGGCGACTACGCCTGTCCCACTCCTCTGGGCATGGCCAAGCTCTGCCGCATGGCGCCGGCCCAGATCGCCCAGACTCTGCAAAAACACCTGGATCTGCCGGGCATTGCAACTGAGGTAGCAGGGGGGGGGTACCTCAATTTCCGGCTGGGGGATTCCTTTTTGGCCGAGCGGTTACAAGAGCTGTTGCGGTTGGGGGAAGATTTCGGCAAAACTGCTGCCCCCCATCCCGAGCGCATCCTGCTGGAGTATGTTTCCGCCAACCCGACGGGGCCCCTGCACGTGGGGCACGGGCGCTGGGCTGCTGTCGGCTCCACGCTGGCCAACCTGCTGCGCTGGACGGGGCACCAGGTGGAGCGGGAGTTCTACATCAACGATGCCGGCAACCAGATGCGGCTCTTGGGCCAGTCGCTAGAAGTGCGGGTGCGGCAACTGCAGGGCGAAGAGGTGGCTCTGCCGGAAGACGCCTATCACGGCAGCTACTTGGTCGATATCGCCCGGCGGCTGCTGGATCAAGTTAAGGCCGGGATCCGCCCTCTGCCCACCACCCCGGAAGAGTACACCGATTTTGCCTACGCCGAGATGCTGGCTTGGCAAAAGCAGACTTTGCAACAGTTGCGCACCGAGTTTGACCACTGGTTTAGCGAGCGCCGCCTGCACGCCCCGGATCCCCAGACGGGCCTGAGCGCCATCCAACAGGCTTTGCAGGAGCTGCAGGAGCGCGGCTTCCTCTACAGGGCCAAGGCGCCGCGGGGTGAGGATCCCAAGCCGGGAGCGGAAGAGGCCGTCTATTTCAAAACCCAAGAGTTTGGCGACGACAAGGATCGGGTGGTGCAGAAGGCGGATGGCTCCTTTACCTACCTGGCCGCCGACATTGCCTACCACCGCGACAAAGTGCGGCGGGGCTATCAACGGCTCATCAACATCCTCGGCTCGGATCACCACGGCTATATCGGTCGCTTGCATGCGGCGGTGGGCGCCTTCAGCCCGGATGTCAAGCTGGAGATCCTGATTGGACAATTTGTCAAATTGTTCAAAACCGACCCGGAAACCGGCGAGAAAACCGAAGTGCGCATGTCCAAGCGCACCGGCAATTTTGTCTCCTTAAACGATCTCATCGACGATCCCGAAATTGGCGTTGGGGTGGATGCGGCCCGCTGGTTTTTGCTCAGCAGCAGCATGGACAGCCCCATCAACTTCGATTTGGATTTGGCCGTCAAGCAAACTTTCGACAACCCGGTGGTCTATGTCCACTACAGCCATGCCCGCTGCTGTACCCTGCTGCGGCGGCTTCAGGAAGAAGAAAAAGTGGAGCTAACTAACAAAGTTACCTTGACAGAGCAACAAAAACTGCCCTACCAAGAACCCGAAGAGCGGGCCCTGTTGCTGCGCCTGTTGGCCCTGCCCGATGAGCTGATCGCCGCTGCCGAAGAGCGCGCCCCCCACAAGATCATCCGCTATGCCGAGGCGATTGCCGCCGATTTCAACAAGTTTTATGACAACTGCCGCATTTTGCCCCTTTTGAAAGAGGATCCCCTCTTGGCTCAAGCCCGCATTCAATTGGTGCAGGCCACGCGACAGGTTTTGTTTAACGTGCTTACCGGCATTCTCGGCCTGAGCGCGCCGGAGTCGATGTAG
- a CDS encoding electron transfer flavoprotein subunit beta/FixA family protein, with the protein METFVLIKQVPDPNAKAGINSDGTIDRAKAKRMLNPFDRYALEAALQTKRQHGARVTAITMGPPPAIEVLYEAIAHGVDRGILMTDRRLAASDTLATAYTLAHTVRYAGQPDVIFCGLQTTDGDTAQVGPQLAERLGIPQVTYCEAFEIRDGMLVARRAIEGGSQIVMVPLPALVTVANSARRLAYPTLRGVQRVQRLMRDEAARAEAIQILNLDDVGADPKRCGLQGSPTIVAATEKVGEIGGNCQIFQGQPVPQLVKELAQALDLSLYLATPEALPSFPFR; encoded by the coding sequence TTGGAAACCTTTGTTTTGATCAAGCAAGTTCCCGATCCAAATGCCAAAGCCGGCATCAACAGCGATGGCACGATCGACCGGGCCAAGGCCAAGCGGATGCTCAACCCTTTCGATCGCTATGCGCTGGAAGCGGCCCTGCAAACCAAACGGCAACACGGGGCGAGGGTGACGGCAATTACCATGGGGCCGCCCCCGGCCATCGAGGTGCTCTACGAGGCCATTGCCCACGGCGTGGATCGGGGCATTTTGATGACCGACCGCCGCCTGGCCGCTTCGGATACCTTGGCCACCGCCTATACCCTGGCCCACACGGTTCGCTACGCCGGCCAGCCCGATGTCATCTTCTGCGGGCTCCAGACCACTGACGGCGACACGGCCCAGGTGGGGCCCCAGTTGGCCGAGCGGCTGGGGATCCCTCAGGTTACCTATTGCGAGGCCTTCGAGATCCGCGATGGGATGCTGGTGGCGCGGCGGGCCATCGAAGGGGGATCCCAAATCGTGATGGTGCCTCTGCCGGCCTTGGTCACGGTAGCCAATTCGGCGCGGCGTCTGGCCTATCCTACCCTGCGCGGTGTGCAGCGGGTGCAGCGGCTGATGCGGGATGAGGCGGCGCGGGCCGAGGCCATCCAGATCCTCAACCTGGACGATGTGGGGGCCGATCCAAAGCGCTGCGGCCTCCAGGGATCCCCGACCATCGTGGCCGCCACCGAAAAAGTAGGGGAAATCGGCGGCAACTGTCAGATCTTTCAAGGGCAGCCCGTGCCGCAACTGGTGAAGGAATTGGCTCAGGCACTTGACTTGAGCCTCTACCTGGCTACCCCAGAGGCTTTACCCTCTTTCCCCTTCCGCTAA
- a CDS encoding electron transfer flavoprotein subunit alpha/FixB family protein: protein MEHKRVLIFAEQIKGELQPIGLELLGAGRRLADKLEATLSALVLGHNIAHLPPILIGHGADQVFVADHPELAEYRTLPYRRVILDLIKSWPQPPHTILLGSTTTGRDLAPRLAAHLETGLTADCTELDIGPFEYSNSKDPGKSGFFPDCLYAIRPSFGESLKARILGPWKNPQMATVRPGVMQPLPWDGSRQGEVIPVPVNLEPEDLKLQIVETVRNLSQAVDLTRAKVIVAGGYGLGSADGFELMRELAACFPNSAVGSSRKAVDAGWIPYAHQVGQTGKTVRPQLYIACGISGAIQHRVGMDKSQTIIAINKDSSAPIFKFAHYGIVGDLYQVVPELIRQLQQMQEKTQADSPARPSPTPALQIPILQGR from the coding sequence ATGGAGCACAAGCGGGTGTTGATCTTCGCCGAGCAGATCAAGGGTGAGTTGCAGCCCATCGGCCTGGAGCTGTTGGGAGCGGGGCGACGGCTGGCCGATAAGCTGGAAGCCACCCTGAGCGCCCTTGTCCTCGGGCACAACATCGCTCACCTGCCCCCAATCCTGATCGGCCATGGGGCGGATCAGGTCTTCGTTGCCGACCACCCCGAGCTGGCCGAATACCGCACCCTGCCCTACCGCCGCGTTATCCTGGACTTGATCAAAAGCTGGCCCCAGCCGCCCCACACCATCCTGCTGGGATCCACCACCACCGGTCGGGACTTGGCCCCCCGTCTGGCCGCCCACCTGGAAACCGGCCTGACCGCCGACTGCACCGAGCTCGACATCGGCCCCTTCGAGTACAGCAACAGCAAAGATCCCGGCAAGTCTGGCTTCTTCCCCGACTGCCTGTACGCCATTCGGCCCAGCTTTGGCGAGTCCCTCAAGGCCCGCATCCTCGGCCCCTGGAAAAACCCGCAGATGGCCACCGTGCGCCCCGGGGTGATGCAGCCGCTTCCCTGGGACGGATCCCGCCAAGGAGAAGTGATCCCGGTGCCGGTTAACTTGGAGCCGGAGGATCTCAAGCTGCAAATTGTGGAAACGGTGCGCAACCTCTCCCAGGCCGTCGATCTGACGCGGGCCAAAGTGATCGTTGCTGGCGGCTACGGGCTGGGATCGGCAGACGGCTTTGAGCTGATGCGCGAGCTGGCCGCCTGTTTCCCCAACAGCGCCGTCGGCTCCTCCCGCAAGGCTGTGGATGCCGGCTGGATCCCCTATGCCCACCAGGTGGGGCAAACTGGCAAGACCGTCCGCCCCCAGCTCTACATCGCCTGTGGTATCTCCGGGGCCATCCAACACCGCGTCGGCATGGACAAGTCCCAGACCATCATCGCCATCAACAAAGACAGCTCTGCCCCCATCTTCAAATTTGCCCACTACGGCATCGTGGGGGATCTCTACCAGGTGGTGCCCGAACTGATCCGGCAACTGCAGCAGATGCAGGAGAAAACCCAGGCGGACTCTCCTGCCCGGCCTTCGCCAACCCCCGCCCTGCAGATCCCTATCTTGCAGGGCCGCTAA
- a CDS encoding YggT family protein — translation MLPIFTTWVLGPLLALYTVLFVLRIFLSWYPQLDTSRLPYSPVVGLTEFLLRPTRRLIPPLGGVDMAPVVWVGLVTLLREVLLGQQGLLTMALH, via the coding sequence ATGCTGCCGATTTTCACCACTTGGGTGCTGGGCCCGCTGCTGGCGCTCTACACCGTTCTGTTTGTGCTGCGCATCTTCTTATCCTGGTATCCGCAACTGGATACCTCTCGGCTGCCCTATTCGCCAGTGGTCGGCCTGACGGAGTTTTTGCTGCGCCCGACACGCCGCCTGATCCCGCCCCTGGGGGGGGTGGACATGGCGCCTGTAGTGTGGGTGGGCCTGGTTACCCTGTTGCGGGAGGTGTTGCTGGGACAGCAGGGATTGTTGACCATGGCCCTGCACTAA
- a CDS encoding response regulator, whose amino-acid sequence MQGRLQEIDIRSILQLIELGQRTGELFVEARPSIYWFVFFLNGRIIYASETEGHIARLKDYLRRFKLEAALDEVQIPPKAAVNAPEYNRLWSLLENHKLNPSQGKQILLGMVREVLFDLLSLHQGSFIFEAGSPLAPQLTTFPVTPLLAEMVTQVQEWKKLHPYIQDPNQAPTIVNPLPLQQTLPAPVFKALSEWSDGKTSIRQMGRYLGRDTLVVAKAIYPYVRQGAIHLSDPVLIIEPQRTRPLKPSDKPAHILCIDDSMAIQKTVEFILQNEGYQVTTIGNPLKALGQVFLLNPDMILCDVAMPKLDGYELCAMLRKSSQFRETPMIMLTGKDGFTDRLKARMAGANEFLSKPFSERELLTVVESYVGPPPKRGGGE is encoded by the coding sequence ATGCAGGGAAGATTACAAGAGATCGATATCCGAAGCATCCTTCAATTGATCGAGTTGGGCCAGCGCACCGGTGAGCTTTTCGTAGAGGCCAGACCCTCCATCTACTGGTTTGTCTTTTTCTTGAACGGGCGAATCATCTACGCCTCTGAAACCGAAGGCCACATCGCCCGCCTCAAAGACTACCTGCGCCGCTTCAAGCTGGAAGCCGCCCTAGACGAAGTTCAGATCCCTCCCAAAGCTGCGGTCAATGCCCCCGAATACAACCGCCTCTGGTCTTTGCTGGAAAACCACAAGCTCAACCCCAGCCAAGGCAAGCAAATCCTGCTGGGCATGGTGCGGGAAGTCCTCTTCGACCTGCTCAGCCTCCACCAGGGCTCCTTCATTTTCGAGGCTGGATCCCCCTTGGCCCCCCAACTGACCACCTTTCCTGTCACCCCTCTGCTCGCCGAGATGGTCACCCAGGTGCAGGAGTGGAAAAAGCTGCACCCCTACATCCAAGACCCCAACCAAGCCCCCACCATCGTCAACCCCCTGCCCCTCCAGCAAACCCTGCCCGCCCCCGTCTTCAAGGCGCTGAGCGAGTGGTCGGACGGCAAAACCAGCATTCGCCAAATGGGTCGCTACCTGGGCCGAGACACCCTGGTGGTAGCCAAAGCCATCTATCCCTATGTTCGTCAAGGGGCGATCCACCTCTCCGATCCCGTCCTGATCATCGAGCCCCAGCGCACTCGTCCCCTCAAACCCAGCGACAAGCCCGCCCACATCCTCTGCATCGACGACTCCATGGCCATCCAAAAAACCGTGGAGTTCATCTTGCAAAACGAGGGCTACCAGGTCACCACCATCGGCAACCCCCTCAAAGCCCTGGGACAGGTGTTTCTCCTCAACCCCGACATGATCCTCTGCGATGTGGCCATGCCCAAGTTGGATGGGTACGAGCTGTGCGCCATGTTGCGCAAATCCAGCCAGTTCCGCGAAACCCCCATGATCATGCTCACCGGCAAGGACGGCTTCACCGACCGGCTCAAGGCCCGCATGGCCGGGGCCAACGAGTTTCTGAGCAAGCCCTTTTCTGAGAGGGAATTGTTGACCGTCGTCGAATCTTATGTGGGCCCACCTCCCAAGCGGGGCGGTGGCGAATAA
- a CDS encoding response regulator yields MSKVLVVDDNRTYLEAISSLLSESGLEVSTAMDGVEAMDIIRQQKPDVVVLDIVMPGMNGYEVCREVKKDESTKHIRIVVCSTKDQVFDIEWAKRNQADAYVTKPFKPQELLATIKQQLREIKETSQK; encoded by the coding sequence ATGAGCAAAGTACTGGTGGTGGATGATAACCGTACCTATCTGGAGGCCATTTCCAGCCTGCTCTCCGAGAGCGGGTTGGAAGTCTCCACAGCCATGGACGGTGTGGAGGCGATGGACATCATTCGTCAGCAGAAGCCTGACGTGGTGGTGCTGGACATCGTCATGCCTGGCATGAACGGCTACGAAGTGTGCCGGGAAGTGAAGAAAGATGAAAGCACCAAGCACATCCGCATCGTCGTGTGTTCCACCAAAGATCAAGTCTTTGATATCGAGTGGGCCAAGCGCAATCAAGCCGATGCCTATGTAACCAAACCTTTCAAGCCTCAAGAGCTATTGGCTACTATCAAACAGCAGTTGCGGGAGATCAAGGAGACCAGCCAAAAATGA
- a CDS encoding response regulator transcription factor, producing MSRVLVVEDSQSQREMIGKLLQENGFEVMTVEDGVEAVEAVKQNKPDLIVLDIVMPRMNGYEVCRLLKADPLTQKTPIVMCSSKGEEFDRYWGLRQGADAYIAKPFQPQELVGTIKQLLRG from the coding sequence ATGAGTCGCGTTCTGGTGGTGGAAGACAGCCAATCCCAGCGGGAGATGATCGGCAAGTTGCTGCAGGAAAACGGCTTCGAGGTGATGACGGTGGAAGATGGCGTGGAAGCCGTAGAGGCGGTGAAGCAAAACAAGCCCGACCTGATCGTGCTGGACATCGTCATGCCGCGGATGAATGGCTACGAAGTGTGCCGTCTCCTCAAGGCCGATCCGCTCACCCAAAAAACCCCGATTGTCATGTGTTCTTCCAAAGGCGAAGAGTTCGACCGCTACTGGGGGCTCCGCCAGGGAGCAGATGCCTATATTGCCAAGCCTTTCCAGCCGCAGGAACTGGTGGGTACGATTAAGCAATTGCTGAGAGGCTAG
- a CDS encoding chemotaxis protein CheW: MLGDLDLLMGDETQELQEMEAPEGELFLKFKVATGEEFALPAVSVVEVMSIGPEKITPMPNVAPVLLGTLNLRGEIIWVADLGQFLGISPPLNLDRAELPVVAVMDQPDLLMGLAVDLIVGMEWLKTEAVRPVLVAPESIAPFLRGEWVVPATGARLPLLDQSAILRSDRWG, translated from the coding sequence ATGCTAGGGGATCTGGATCTGTTGATGGGGGATGAGACCCAAGAATTGCAGGAAATGGAGGCTCCCGAAGGTGAGCTATTCCTGAAATTCAAGGTCGCCACCGGAGAAGAATTTGCCCTGCCGGCAGTATCGGTTGTAGAGGTGATGAGCATCGGCCCTGAGAAAATTACTCCCATGCCGAATGTCGCGCCAGTTCTGCTGGGCACTCTGAACTTGCGGGGCGAAATTATCTGGGTTGCGGATCTGGGGCAGTTTTTGGGGATCAGCCCGCCCCTCAACCTCGACCGCGCCGAGCTCCCTGTGGTGGCCGTGATGGATCAACCGGATTTGCTGATGGGCCTGGCTGTGGATTTAATTGTGGGCATGGAGTGGCTGAAGACGGAAGCGGTGCGGCCTGTTCTCGTGGCTCCTGAGTCGATAGCTCCCTTCTTGCGAGGGGAATGGGTGGTGCCCGCGACGGGAGCCCGCTTGCCGCTGCTGGATCAGTCAGCCATCCTGAGATCCGACCGTTGGGGTTGA
- a CDS encoding methyl-accepting chemotaxis protein, with translation MVSSANNQRDFTEAMVAFWQGDYVEAVRLFNQVAAAQPQDTAVKLLLASAQKQAGQLLEARHTYDTILKTASDPEELESARRGLEELLQMAPELADVPSPAQEDKLQPQGEFPPQPEEADPFPQFEFEAMREQEADPFAQDLFSMRSDSFAADEMTFGEEESFADPFETRLEMEPADPFASSHPLPANPQVTPPAVPGETALRAGREQPQTDPVVDDDFAFLSEFDRQHLQDLDSDSITQLAGDAAFPEEMGFSLPTFGEEEVGSLDEGLPTELATPMSEPIPAPEEDTAGPGPALFELNELDSLDRELAGMEGGEVPVFSPDEGETQEAGGTARSSPTISMPLPGGQGAGMFAGIANRPLADRQLATALIQGAVSLAAGLAIGLGIPANGGARLLAGVIGGGVIGTGAGVVLGASSAKHIRSTAQELASHFAALAQGNYSVRAEARGDDELGRLANSFNQMAAALEAHFADLSQRAAEQGQAKEDLQRQVIRLLDDVEGAARGDLTVRAEVTADVLGAVADSFNLTIRSLRDIVVQVKRAAAAVNDAALQSENFARSLSADALRQAEEISNSLNSIQEMTESIQEVASNAREAANVTAQATEAAARGGEAVDRTVASILEIREMAAETTRKVKRLAESSQEISKIVALISQIASRTNLLALNASIEAARAGEAGRGFAIVADEVRQLADRAAKASKEIEQIVLQIQSETSNVMTAMEEGTQVVIQGTRRAEQAKSSLDEIIEVSRRIDGLVRAISQATVQQTETSRAVAQVMQSVELTANETSEEAQKVASSLQQLVSIARELQASVGRFRVGDE, from the coding sequence ATGGTTTCGAGCGCAAACAATCAGAGAGACTTTACCGAGGCAATGGTCGCCTTTTGGCAGGGAGACTACGTCGAGGCAGTGCGGTTGTTCAACCAGGTAGCCGCTGCTCAGCCGCAGGATACTGCTGTCAAGTTGCTGCTGGCCTCGGCCCAGAAGCAAGCGGGGCAGTTGCTGGAAGCCCGCCATACCTACGATACCATCCTCAAGACGGCCAGCGATCCTGAGGAGCTGGAGTCGGCCCGCAGGGGCCTGGAGGAGCTGCTCCAGATGGCGCCGGAGCTGGCGGATGTTCCCTCTCCGGCGCAGGAAGACAAGCTCCAACCTCAAGGGGAGTTCCCACCTCAACCGGAGGAGGCGGATCCCTTTCCCCAGTTTGAGTTTGAGGCGATGAGGGAACAGGAGGCCGACCCCTTTGCTCAGGATCTCTTCTCGATGCGAAGCGACAGCTTTGCCGCCGATGAGATGACTTTTGGCGAGGAAGAAAGCTTTGCGGATCCTTTTGAGACAAGGCTAGAAATGGAGCCTGCGGATCCGTTTGCCTCCTCTCACCCGCTGCCCGCCAACCCTCAGGTAACGCCGCCAGCGGTTCCGGGAGAGACCGCTTTGCGAGCGGGCAGGGAGCAGCCTCAAACAGACCCAGTGGTCGATGACGATTTTGCCTTCCTTAGCGAGTTCGACCGGCAGCACCTGCAGGATCTAGACAGTGATTCTATTACGCAGTTGGCTGGCGACGCGGCTTTTCCCGAGGAGATGGGCTTCTCCCTACCCACTTTTGGGGAAGAGGAGGTGGGATCCCTGGATGAGGGCCTGCCGACGGAATTGGCCACCCCCATGAGCGAGCCGATCCCTGCCCCCGAAGAAGACACGGCCGGTCCTGGCCCTGCTCTTTTCGAGCTCAACGAGCTGGACAGTCTGGATCGCGAACTGGCCGGCATGGAGGGCGGCGAGGTGCCGGTCTTCTCTCCCGATGAGGGGGAGACGCAGGAGGCGGGCGGAACGGCTCGCAGCTCGCCTACAATCTCGATGCCCCTCCCAGGGGGCCAGGGAGCGGGGATGTTCGCTGGGATCGCCAACCGCCCGCTTGCCGATCGGCAGTTGGCCACAGCGCTGATCCAAGGAGCCGTGAGTTTGGCTGCCGGGTTGGCCATTGGCCTGGGGATCCCCGCCAATGGGGGAGCTCGCTTGCTTGCCGGGGTCATCGGGGGTGGAGTGATCGGCACGGGAGCCGGGGTTGTGCTGGGGGCCAGCAGTGCCAAACACATTCGCTCCACCGCTCAAGAGCTGGCCAGCCACTTTGCCGCCTTGGCCCAGGGGAATTACTCCGTCAGAGCAGAGGCGAGAGGGGATGACGAGTTGGGCCGCTTGGCCAACAGCTTTAACCAAATGGCTGCCGCCCTGGAGGCCCATTTTGCCGATCTGAGCCAGCGAGCTGCCGAGCAGGGACAGGCCAAGGAGGACTTACAACGCCAGGTCATTCGCCTGCTGGACGACGTCGAGGGGGCAGCCCGCGGGGACTTAACGGTGCGGGCGGAGGTCACTGCCGATGTGCTCGGCGCCGTCGCCGACTCTTTCAACCTGACCATTCGCAGCTTGCGGGACATCGTTGTCCAAGTGAAGCGGGCCGCCGCTGCCGTCAACGATGCGGCTTTGCAGAGCGAGAACTTTGCCCGCAGCCTCTCTGCCGATGCCTTGCGCCAGGCGGAGGAGATTTCCAACTCCCTCAACTCCATTCAGGAGATGACGGAATCAATTCAAGAGGTAGCCAGCAACGCCCGCGAGGCGGCCAACGTAACTGCTCAAGCCACGGAAGCAGCCGCCCGCGGCGGAGAAGCAGTGGATCGCACGGTGGCCAGCATCCTGGAAATTCGGGAAATGGCAGCAGAGACGACCCGCAAGGTGAAACGCTTGGCAGAATCCTCCCAAGAAATCTCCAAGATCGTGGCCTTGATTTCTCAAATTGCTTCGCGCACCAACCTGCTCGCCCTCAACGCCAGTATTGAGGCCGCCCGGGCGGGCGAGGCGGGACGGGGCTTTGCCATCGTGGCCGACGAGGTGCGACAACTGGCCGACCGGGCCGCCAAAGCCTCGAAGGAGATCGAGCAGATTGTGCTGCAGATCCAGTCGGAGACCAGCAACGTGATGACGGCCATGGAGGAGGGCACGCAGGTGGTGATCCAGGGGACGCGGCGGGCTGAGCAGGCCAAAAGCAGCCTAGACGAGATCATCGAGGTCAGCCGGCGGATCGATGGGCTGGTGCGGGCTATTTCTCAGGCTACCGTGCAGCAAACAGAAACCTCTCGCGCCGTGGCCCAGGTAATGCAATCAGTGGAGCTGACTGCCAACGAGACGTCCGAAGAGGCGCAGAAGGTAGCCAGCTCGCTGCAACAGTTGGTGAGCATCGCTCGCGAGCTGCAAGCTTCTGTCGGTCGCTTCCGGGTGGGGGATGAATGA